The following are encoded together in the Adhaeribacter arboris genome:
- a CDS encoding aldose epimerase family protein: MKILSFFLFASSIFLFAFIFPKLVKPKAGISKEIFGKMPDGKEVHLFTLTNTAGMEVKITNYGGYIVTWKAPDRTGKQEYITLGVPTFADYLKGTPVFGPIIGRYGNRIAKGKMVLDGKEYTLTTNGSGNHMHGGKIGFDKKVWAATLVNNPEPALKLQYTSPDGEEGYPGTLAVEVTYTLQKNNALRIDYKATTDKVTVVNLTNHAYFNLSGMKRDVLNQELMLPASKFLPTDRTQIPTGELKSVAGTPFDFTKPTVIGNRINDTTDTQIKYGHGYDHCWVFNDQSKKLKLGATVYEPVSGRFMEMYTTEPGVQIYTGNHLNGKIQGKEGVPYTTRFGLCLETQHFPDSPNHPNFPTTTLRPGETYQSTTVYKLSAK, encoded by the coding sequence ATGAAAATTCTGAGTTTTTTTCTGTTTGCCAGTAGTATTTTTTTGTTCGCTTTTATTTTTCCAAAATTAGTTAAACCAAAAGCCGGCATTTCAAAAGAAATATTTGGTAAAATGCCGGATGGAAAGGAAGTGCATTTGTTTACTCTGACTAATACTGCCGGCATGGAAGTTAAAATAACCAATTACGGCGGCTATATCGTTACCTGGAAGGCTCCAGATAGAACCGGTAAGCAGGAATATATTACCTTAGGCGTACCCACTTTCGCCGATTATTTAAAAGGTACCCCAGTATTCGGACCTATCATTGGCCGCTACGGCAACCGGATTGCCAAAGGCAAAATGGTACTAGATGGCAAAGAATATACTTTAACTACCAACGGCAGCGGGAACCACATGCACGGCGGAAAAATAGGTTTTGATAAAAAAGTATGGGCTGCTACCCTTGTGAATAATCCCGAACCGGCCTTAAAGTTACAATATACCTCGCCGGACGGCGAAGAAGGTTACCCGGGTACGCTGGCGGTGGAGGTAACTTATACCTTACAAAAAAACAACGCTCTGCGCATTGATTATAAAGCTACTACCGATAAAGTAACCGTAGTAAATCTCACCAACCACGCTTATTTTAATTTGAGCGGGATGAAACGGGATGTTCTAAACCAGGAACTCATGCTACCTGCCAGTAAATTTCTGCCCACGGATCGCACGCAAATTCCGACCGGAGAGTTAAAGTCCGTAGCGGGTACGCCCTTCGATTTTACCAAACCCACCGTTATTGGTAACCGCATCAACGACACCACCGATACGCAAATTAAATACGGCCACGGCTACGACCATTGCTGGGTTTTTAACGATCAGTCGAAGAAATTAAAATTGGGGGCTACCGTTTACGAACCCGTAAGTGGCCGGTTTATGGAAATGTACACCACCGAACCGGGCGTGCAAATTTATACCGGTAATCATTTAAACGGTAAAATTCAAGGCAAAGAAGGGGTACCTTATACTACTCGTTTTGGCTTGTGCCTCGAAACCCAACATTTTCCCGATTCGCCTAATCATCCGAATTTTCCGACTACCACCCTGCGGCCCGGTGAAACCTACCAATCGACTACCGTATATAAATTATCCGCGAAGTAG
- a CDS encoding SMP-30/gluconolactonase/LRE family protein produces MNRMQLIKTCFFGALLFGLTSGNSLVLGQTVSLAKKWETSATLKEPESVLYDKANKVLYVSNINNPAGNADGNGSIGRVSLNGDIQKVEWVVGGMDSPKGLGLSKGLLYVADLTKVVVIDTKTAKVVRTIPVADAGMLNDITVDAQGVVYVSDSDKKRVYRLNNNQAEVWLEKDYFQKPNGLLAHQNKFYMMDMTAGIFYEVDKNTKELRKIAEGLTGGDGIIPYGKDFIISNWNGEINYVTASGQVTKLLDTKAEKVNAADIEFIPEQNLLLVPTFFANKVVAYQVEK; encoded by the coding sequence ATGAACAGAATGCAATTAATTAAAACTTGTTTTTTCGGCGCCCTGCTGTTTGGTTTAACTTCGGGGAATAGCCTGGTACTGGGCCAAACCGTAAGCTTAGCGAAAAAGTGGGAAACTTCAGCTACCTTAAAAGAGCCGGAATCGGTATTGTACGATAAAGCCAATAAGGTGCTTTATGTTTCTAATATTAATAATCCGGCGGGTAACGCCGACGGTAATGGTTCAATTGGCCGGGTTTCTTTAAACGGTGATATTCAGAAAGTAGAATGGGTAGTAGGCGGCATGGATTCTCCGAAAGGTTTGGGTTTATCGAAAGGCCTTTTGTACGTCGCCGACCTGACCAAGGTAGTAGTAATTGATACCAAAACGGCCAAAGTGGTGCGCACCATACCTGTTGCCGATGCCGGGATGTTAAACGATATTACCGTAGATGCGCAAGGAGTGGTGTATGTTTCGGACTCCGATAAAAAGAGAGTGTACCGTTTAAATAATAACCAGGCCGAAGTGTGGCTGGAAAAAGACTATTTCCAAAAACCCAACGGCTTACTGGCGCATCAAAACAAATTTTACATGATGGATATGACGGCCGGTATTTTTTACGAGGTGGATAAAAACACCAAAGAACTCCGCAAAATAGCCGAAGGATTAACCGGCGGCGACGGCATTATTCCGTACGGCAAGGATTTTATTATCTCTAACTGGAACGGCGAAATCAATTACGTAACCGCCAGCGGCCAGGTAACCAAGTTGCTCGATACCAAGGCCGAAAAAGTAAATGCCGCCGATATCGAATTTATTCCGGAGCAAAACTTATTATTAGTTCCTACCTTCTTCGCGAATAAAGTAGTAGCCTACCAGGTTGAAAAGTAA
- a CDS encoding alpha-amylase family protein, whose amino-acid sequence MHRRSFIKKTAVIGGAYAIAGTTTLAHATSPQGTPWFNRSMRWAQLAFVETDPGNYDPDFWLDYFKRLHADGVLLSAGGIVAFYPTQIPLHYRSAWLKDKDVLGYLVAGCRKMNMSLILRTDPHAARQNVYEAHPDWIHTNFNGEKRKHWANPDLWVTCALGPYNFDFMKQVNQEIMARYQPDAIFSNRWSGHGICYCEHCKRNFQTFSGNDLPRSTTGNNSTAMASGDKNDPAYRKYVEWRTERLRELWFLWDSEIRKQKATARFIPNGFPDKLVTGKHSDFFFADQQARSGVIPPWSNGKHAKELRATMGMKPQVGIFSVGIEEKNRWKDSVQDNAEIKIWVAEGTANGLLPCFVKFGGQIYDKRWLSTVEKLYQNYYKNEKYLRNLNPLARVGVVYSEQTDKNYGDKEWQKNYSDHSNGVYHALIEDRLPFEMVNDQLLDAEYLKPFKLLILPNIAALSKAQCNQLQKFVEGGGSLVATYTTSLYDEAGKQLPDFGLSNLFGVSYDQGVEGPMQNSYLRLKSDATTGKFHPVLKNLEEAYRIINATHRVKVKPNLSFPSPVTLVPSYPDLPMEDVFPRKPDTEIRELYLREVGKGRVAYIPGDLDRTFWQILSSDHGQLLRNTFRWALNEEPMVEVKGPGVIDVTTWQQQNSMTVHLVNLTNPMMLKGPFRELIPVDTQVSIRVPANKKVIGVHLLLSGQKPAFELKNNLVNLQVSQLTDHEIIALDLG is encoded by the coding sequence ATGCATAGAAGAAGTTTTATTAAAAAAACGGCAGTAATCGGAGGAGCCTATGCCATAGCCGGAACAACCACCCTGGCGCATGCGACTAGCCCCCAAGGTACTCCTTGGTTCAATCGTTCCATGCGCTGGGCGCAACTGGCATTTGTAGAAACAGACCCCGGAAATTACGATCCGGACTTTTGGCTGGATTATTTTAAGCGCCTGCACGCCGATGGAGTATTACTTAGCGCCGGCGGTATAGTTGCCTTTTACCCTACCCAAATACCGCTGCATTACCGGAGTGCCTGGCTGAAAGATAAAGATGTACTAGGCTACCTGGTAGCCGGCTGCCGCAAAATGAACATGTCCCTAATTTTGCGTACCGATCCGCACGCTGCCCGGCAAAATGTGTATGAGGCGCATCCGGATTGGATTCATACCAATTTTAACGGCGAAAAGCGGAAACACTGGGCCAATCCGGATTTATGGGTAACCTGCGCTTTAGGTCCGTATAACTTTGATTTCATGAAACAGGTGAATCAGGAAATAATGGCGCGGTACCAACCGGACGCTATATTTTCGAATCGCTGGTCGGGTCATGGCATTTGTTACTGCGAACATTGTAAACGCAACTTCCAAACTTTTTCGGGTAATGACCTGCCCCGCTCAACCACGGGTAATAACAGCACGGCCATGGCTTCCGGCGATAAGAACGACCCTGCTTACCGGAAATACGTGGAGTGGCGCACCGAACGCTTGCGCGAACTCTGGTTTTTGTGGGACAGCGAAATTCGAAAACAAAAAGCAACCGCCCGTTTTATACCTAATGGCTTCCCCGATAAATTAGTTACCGGTAAACATTCCGATTTCTTTTTCGCCGACCAACAGGCCCGGAGCGGAGTAATACCGCCTTGGTCGAACGGCAAACACGCCAAAGAACTACGCGCGACCATGGGCATGAAACCCCAAGTAGGTATTTTTAGTGTCGGCATCGAAGAGAAAAACCGTTGGAAAGATTCGGTACAAGATAATGCCGAGATTAAAATTTGGGTAGCCGAAGGAACGGCCAATGGCTTGTTACCTTGTTTCGTAAAGTTTGGGGGGCAAATCTACGATAAGCGCTGGCTTTCTACCGTCGAAAAGCTATACCAGAATTACTACAAAAACGAAAAATACCTCCGCAACCTCAATCCCTTGGCGCGGGTCGGGGTTGTCTATTCCGAACAAACCGATAAAAACTACGGCGATAAAGAATGGCAAAAAAATTACTCCGATCATAGCAACGGGGTATATCATGCCTTGATAGAAGACCGGCTTCCTTTTGAAATGGTAAACGACCAATTGCTGGACGCGGAATACCTGAAGCCTTTTAAATTGCTGATTTTACCCAATATTGCGGCGCTATCTAAGGCGCAATGTAATCAATTGCAGAAGTTTGTGGAAGGTGGCGGCAGCCTGGTAGCTACCTACACAACCTCGTTGTACGATGAAGCAGGAAAACAGCTCCCGGATTTCGGTCTTTCTAATTTGTTTGGAGTCAGTTACGACCAGGGCGTAGAAGGCCCGATGCAGAATAGCTATTTGCGCTTAAAAAGTGATGCGACTACCGGTAAATTTCATCCGGTTTTAAAAAATCTGGAAGAGGCGTACCGCATTATTAATGCTACGCACCGCGTAAAGGTAAAACCAAATCTTTCTTTCCCGAGCCCGGTTACGCTGGTGCCTTCTTACCCGGATTTACCCATGGAAGACGTTTTCCCGCGCAAACCAGATACGGAAATCAGGGAGCTATACCTGCGCGAAGTGGGAAAAGGACGGGTTGCCTATATTCCCGGTGACCTTGATCGTACTTTCTGGCAGATTCTCAGTTCGGATCACGGCCAGCTCCTGCGGAACACGTTCCGGTGGGCTTTAAACGAAGAGCCAATGGTAGAAGTAAAAGGCCCCGGCGTAATAGATGTAACTACCTGGCAGCAGCAAAACTCCATGACCGTGCATTTGGTAAATTTAACCAACCCCATGATGCTGAAAGGACCCTTCCGGGAGTTGATTCCGGTAGACACCCAGGTGAGTATCCGCGTTCCGGCTAACAAAAAAGTAATCGGCGTACATTTGCTTTTAAGCGGTCAAAAACCTGCTTTTGAATTAAAAAACAACCTGGTTAATTTACAAGTAAGCCAATTAACTGATCACGAAATTATTGCTCTTGATTTAGGTTGA
- a CDS encoding nucleoside hydrolase has translation MKKITLPVSLIICGSILLGSCQSKSNSSATENNATSNSATSATKPIKIILDSDIGQDCDDAAAMAIMHQFADKGEVEILATMFPMQDPMGAPAMDVINTYYGRPDIPIGTYKGNFKYRGELWDHYNTKLANKFPHDLKTGKDAPDAIALYRQILAKQEDTSVVIVAVGPERLLADLLKSGPDDYSQLSGRDLVKQKVKMLSVMGAGFPKGDEWNIKIAPDASKLVAETWPTPIVYSGNEIGQAIRTGRRLLTEAPENSPVRASFENHPFVDSVTKDRQSWDQTAMLFAVQGTQNNWKLESNGFNNIDETGKNEWRQNTDKDHSYLILNRPAAEVAKVIEDLMVAPPASTKK, from the coding sequence ATGAAGAAAATTACCTTACCTGTGTCTTTAATTATTTGTGGCAGTATTTTATTAGGGTCCTGTCAATCTAAATCCAATAGTTCCGCAACTGAAAACAATGCCACCAGCAACAGTGCCACCAGCGCTACTAAACCCATTAAAATAATTCTGGATAGTGATATTGGACAGGATTGTGATGATGCGGCCGCCATGGCCATAATGCACCAGTTCGCAGATAAAGGGGAAGTAGAAATTTTAGCCACCATGTTTCCGATGCAGGACCCGATGGGAGCGCCCGCCATGGATGTGATTAACACGTATTATGGCCGGCCGGATATTCCTATTGGCACCTATAAAGGTAATTTTAAATACCGGGGCGAGTTGTGGGATCATTACAATACCAAGTTGGCTAACAAATTTCCGCACGATTTAAAAACTGGTAAAGATGCTCCGGATGCCATTGCCTTATACCGGCAGATATTAGCGAAACAAGAAGATACCAGCGTGGTAATTGTAGCGGTAGGTCCGGAACGTTTATTGGCAGATTTGCTAAAATCCGGCCCGGACGATTACAGCCAATTAAGCGGCCGCGATTTAGTTAAGCAAAAGGTAAAAATGCTATCGGTAATGGGAGCCGGTTTTCCGAAAGGCGACGAATGGAATATTAAAATTGCGCCGGACGCTTCTAAACTGGTAGCAGAAACCTGGCCTACGCCTATTGTGTACAGCGGCAATGAAATAGGTCAGGCCATCCGGACGGGCCGCCGCCTACTCACCGAAGCACCCGAAAATAGCCCAGTCCGAGCTTCTTTCGAAAACCACCCGTTTGTAGACAGCGTTACCAAAGACCGCCAAAGCTGGGACCAAACCGCCATGTTATTCGCCGTACAGGGAACCCAGAATAACTGGAAATTAGAAAGTAACGGCTTCAATAACATAGACGAAACCGGCAAAAACGAATGGCGACAGAATACAGATAAAGACCACAGCTACTTAATTTTGAACCGCCCCGCCGCCGAAGTAGCAAAAGTGATTGAAGACTTAATGGTCGCCCCACCTGCCTCAACAAAGAAATAA
- a CDS encoding M81 family metallopeptidase, producing the protein MKLLLTQIIFIGALFTSSFYSDLEKNKSATNSLLREPNFSSKALPRIAIAGLGIESSTFSPARTTEEAFHAKYSTEVFTSYPFLSTDSLLRKQATWVPTIVGKSLPGGAVTRETYESLVKKTLDSLKKNGPYDGLFFDIHGAMSVVGLDDPEGDFITRIRKVIGTKTLISTSMDLHGNVSWRLAQNTDLITCYRMAPHEDAMQTKKRAVSNLLTRLEQGKGKPAYKAWIPIPILLPGEQTSTRIEPGKSIYQAVAPAAAQPGIVDAAIWIGYAWADEPRNHAVVLVTGDNKAKVTQTAEQLAKSFWDARSKFDFVAPTGSLKESLDQAIASQKHPFFISDSGDNPTAGGAGDVTWTLQQILARPEFKIENGPSLIYASIPGPDLVKKAIAAGVGGKVDGLAGAKVDARFAPPIRLNGTVTAIEHGDKDAETEVVVKVGSVNVIVTQKRKPYHKEKDFTRLGLNPRQSDIVVVKIGYLEPELYAMRADWILALTPGGVDQNLARLPYRRIKRPMFPLDKNMKDPDLTAKLVPASDKI; encoded by the coding sequence ATGAAACTACTACTTACTCAAATTATTTTTATTGGGGCACTTTTTACCTCATCCTTTTATTCTGATTTAGAAAAAAACAAGTCTGCTACCAACTCCCTATTAAGAGAACCCAATTTTTCAAGTAAAGCGCTGCCTCGTATTGCCATTGCCGGTTTAGGTATTGAGTCCAGCACTTTTTCCCCGGCCCGTACTACTGAGGAAGCATTTCACGCCAAATACAGCACAGAGGTTTTTACGTCTTATCCATTTTTATCTACCGATTCGCTGCTCCGGAAGCAAGCTACGTGGGTTCCTACTATCGTGGGCAAGTCCTTACCGGGTGGTGCGGTTACTCGCGAAACATACGAATCATTAGTAAAGAAAACGTTGGATTCGCTTAAAAAGAACGGACCATACGATGGACTTTTCTTTGATATTCACGGAGCTATGAGTGTGGTTGGTTTAGATGATCCGGAAGGAGATTTTATCACCCGCATCCGGAAGGTAATTGGCACCAAAACGCTTATTTCTACTTCCATGGATTTACACGGCAACGTTTCCTGGCGGCTGGCCCAAAATACCGATTTAATTACCTGCTACCGGATGGCACCTCACGAAGATGCCATGCAAACGAAAAAACGAGCCGTATCCAACCTATTGACTCGCTTAGAACAAGGGAAAGGAAAGCCGGCTTACAAAGCTTGGATTCCCATTCCCATTTTATTACCGGGCGAACAAACCAGTACCCGAATAGAACCCGGCAAAAGTATTTACCAAGCCGTGGCGCCGGCGGCAGCACAACCAGGCATTGTGGATGCAGCCATTTGGATAGGATATGCCTGGGCCGACGAACCACGTAACCACGCAGTAGTACTGGTAACCGGCGATAATAAAGCAAAAGTTACCCAAACGGCGGAGCAACTAGCCAAAAGCTTTTGGGATGCTCGCTCTAAATTTGATTTTGTAGCCCCTACGGGCTCTTTAAAAGAAAGTCTGGACCAGGCCATTGCCAGCCAAAAGCACCCATTTTTTATCAGCGATTCCGGCGATAACCCTACTGCGGGAGGAGCCGGCGACGTTACCTGGACCTTACAGCAAATTTTAGCCCGACCAGAATTTAAAATTGAAAACGGGCCTTCGCTTATATATGCTTCTATCCCGGGACCGGACTTAGTAAAAAAAGCTATTGCAGCAGGTGTTGGCGGTAAAGTAGATGGCTTGGCCGGAGCCAAAGTAGATGCCCGTTTTGCTCCTCCTATTCGGCTCAATGGTACCGTAACGGCCATTGAACACGGCGATAAAGACGCTGAAACCGAAGTGGTGGTAAAGGTAGGAAGCGTAAACGTCATTGTTACCCAAAAACGAAAGCCTTACCACAAAGAAAAGGATTTTACCCGGTTAGGTCTTAACCCGCGCCAATCGGACATAGTAGTGGTAAAAATTGGTTACCTGGAACCGGAGCTCTATGCCATGCGGGCCGATTGGATACTGGCACTTACGCCTGGCGGTGTAGACCAGAACCTGGCGCGGCTTCCTTACCGACGCATTAAACGTCCCATGTTTCCTTTAGATAAAAACATGAAAGACCCGGATCTTACCGCAAAACTGGTACCGGCATCGGATAAGATATAA